A portion of the Deltaproteobacteria bacterium genome contains these proteins:
- the tolR gene encoding protein TolR, whose product MSDINVTPLVDVMLVLLIIFMVTAPMMKHGMDVNLPKTEAKVIPGEDERLIITVTTDNKVYIDDFETDMASFRNKLEHIFQTRPNKEAFLRADETIQYGFVAQVLAQIREAGVTKVGMITEPYTTKKK is encoded by the coding sequence ATGAGCGACATCAACGTCACTCCCCTTGTGGACGTGATGTTGGTTCTTTTGATCATCTTTATGGTGACCGCTCCTATGATGAAACATGGGATGGATGTGAATCTTCCCAAGACTGAGGCAAAAGTGATACCTGGCGAAGACGAGCGCCTGATCATTACTGTTACCACCGACAACAAAGTATATATTGATGACTTCGAAACTGATATGGCCTCTTTCAGAAACAAATTGGAGCATATTTTTCAGACACGCCCCAACAAAGAGGCATTCCTGAGGGCCGACGAGACGATACAATACGGTTTTGTTGCACAGGTGTTGGCGCAGATAAGAGAGGCGGGTGTCACCAAAGTTGGAATGATAACTGAGCCGTATACGACGAAGAAAAAATGA
- a CDS encoding MotA/TolQ/ExbB proton channel family protein, whose protein sequence is MDIDVFQMVVHAGPMVKLVLFLLLLFSVISWGIILFKAKTLRRALIEDQIFLELFWAGGSLGHIYKESRHLEKSPLAGLYRTGFTELSKVRKDQSRAPVSVEGAGDSPRNIDSVGIENTRRALYRAKLSQMTILTRSLSFLATTGNATPFIGLFGTVWGIMASFRSIGLRGSASLAVVAPGISEALVATAAGLAAAIPAVIFFNYFNSKVGLREAEMDNFTLDFLNILDREAARKSQEL, encoded by the coding sequence ATGGATATAGATGTCTTCCAGATGGTAGTCCACGCCGGACCGATGGTCAAATTAGTGCTGTTCTTGTTGCTGTTGTTTTCGGTGATCAGCTGGGGCATTATACTGTTCAAAGCGAAGACGTTAAGGCGCGCATTGATCGAGGACCAGATCTTCCTGGAGCTTTTCTGGGCAGGGGGAAGCCTCGGACACATATACAAAGAAAGCCGCCACCTGGAAAAGAGTCCTCTCGCGGGGCTTTACAGAACCGGCTTTACGGAACTGAGCAAGGTAAGAAAGGATCAGAGCAGGGCGCCCGTCTCTGTTGAAGGGGCGGGAGATTCTCCGAGGAACATAGATTCAGTGGGGATTGAAAACACGCGAAGAGCCTTGTACCGGGCCAAGCTTTCACAGATGACCATCCTCACGCGGTCCCTGAGCTTTCTGGCGACAACGGGCAACGCCACTCCTTTCATAGGTCTATTCGGTACGGTATGGGGGATTATGGCCTCTTTCAGGAGCATCGGGCTTCGGGGTTCGGCGAGTCTGGCCGTGGTGGCTCCCGGCATATCAGAAGCTCTCGTGGCGACGGCCGCCGGCTTAGCCGCGGCGATTCCCGCTGTCATTTTCTTTAATTATTTCAATAGTAAAGTCGGATTACGCGAAGCTGAAATGGATAACTTCACACTTGATTTCCTCAATATTCTCGATCGTGAAGCAGCAAGAAAATCTCAGGAGTTATAG